A region of the Wenzhouxiangella sp. XN24 genome:
TCTTCCTGGCGGTGGCGCTGGCTGTCTCGGCGATTCCTGCCGGCTTGCCCGTGGCGATCACCGTCGCACTTTCGATCGGCTCGAACCGCATGGCCGAGCGCAACGTCATCGTCCGCAAGCTGCCGGCGGTCGAGGGCCTCGGCGCGTGTACCCTGATAGCCAGCGACAAGACCGGGACCCTCACCGAGAATAAGCTGACCGCGAACCGGATTCGGCCGATCGAAGGCGAGGACGTCGAGGTCAGCGGCGCCGGCTATGTGGCGGAGGGTGAGTTCACCCGCAACGAAGGCGATATCGACCTCGAAGAAGAGAACTGGCTGAAAGAGCTGGTGGTCAGCGGGGCGCTCTGCAACGAAGCCGGCTATGAAGTCGAGGACGACGAAGTCCAGGTGAGCGGAGATACCGTGGACGTGGCCTTCCTCGTGCTGGCGCGCAAGCTTGGCCTGACACGCGATCGCCTGCTGGAAGACCATCCAGAGGTCGGTGGCATTCCTTTCGAGTCCGAGCGTCGTTTCGCCGCCAGCTTCAATCGCCACGACGACAGGATCGTGGCGCATGTGAAAGGCGCGGCGCAGACGCTGGCCCGGATGTGCGATGTCGACGAGGAGGCCGTGCGCGAGCGCGAGGAGCAGCTCGCAAAGGATGGCTACCGGGTGCTCGCCGTCGCCGCGGGCGAGGTCGACAGGGAGACCGCCGAGGAGGCAGACCCCGATGCTCTTGGCAGCCTGCACTTCCTGGGACTCGTCGGACTCATCGACCCCGTCCGCGAGGAGGTGCCGGGCGCCGTCAAGGCCTGCCAGGACGCCGGCGTCGAGGCGCGCATGGTCACCGGAGACCACCCGAGCACGGCGCTCGCGATCGGTCGCCAGTTGCACATGGCGGACGACGCGGACGAGGTCATCACCGGCGAGGAAATCAGTCAAGCGGAGGAGGGGGACGACGGCAATGCAGCCGACCGGATCCGCCAGGCTAAGATCTATGCTCGCGTCGAACCCCGGCAGAAAGTGACGATCATCGAGGCGCTGCAGGACGCGGGCCACTTCGTCGCCGTCACTGGAGACGGCGTGAACGATGCGCCGGCGCTGCGCGGGGCGCATATCGGCGTGGCGATGGGCGAGAGTGGCACCGACGTGGCGCGCAATGCCGCCGACCTGATCCTGACCGACGACAACTTCGCCTCGATCGTGAACGGCATCGAGGAAGGTCGGATCGCCTACGACAACGTCCGCAAGGTGATCTGGCTGCTGATATCGACCGGCGTGGCCGAGCTGGTGCTGTTCACGCTGTCGGTTATTTTCAACACGCCACTGCCGCTGACGCCTGTCCAGCTGTTGTGGCTGAACCTCGTTACCAACGGCATCCAGGACGTCGCGCTCGCTTTCGAGAAAGGCGAGCCGGGCGTACTCAAGCGGCGGCCGAGGGATCCGGACGAGCGCATTTTCAACCGTCTCATGATCGAGGAGGTGTTGACTTCGGGGCTGTACATGGGACTTGTCGGCTTCGCCGTGTTCTGGTTCCTCACCGCACAGATGGGCTACGAAACCTTCGATGCCCGCAACCTGTTGCTGCTCCTGCTGGTGCTGTTCGAGAACGTGCATGCCTTCAACGTGCGCTCCGAGACCCGGTCCGCCTTTCGGATCCCGCTCAGCGCGAACCGGTTGCTGGTCGGTGCCGTCGTCGTTTCGCAGGGTGTGCACATCGCCTCGATGTTCATCCCGGGCTGGGGCGGGGTGCTCGATATTGAACCCGTAGCCTTCACGACATGGGTGATCCTGCTCGCCATCACGCTGAGCAAGTTCCTTGTCGTGGAGGCTTACAAGGCGTTCCGGGGTCGCTTGTTGGCCGAGCAGATCTACCAGCGTTCTTCACGCATGGTGTGATGTTGTCAACGTGCAGGCGGCGCCATCGCCCGCGTGGCGTTGGGAATTCCGGTCGCTGGGAGAAAGGCTTGATTCCGGACTGATGGAATACGACGTGTCAGCCGGGCCACGCCGGGCCGGGGCCTACCAGCGCCCGCCGACGCGTATAAAAAATTTGTAATTTAGAGTAATCTGAATTTCAGTCTGCATCGTGTCGACCGCCGCGAGACTCTGCTGTTGTCCCAACTTCACCGCTTCCGACAACCCTGTCCCGGCGTGACGCTGCTGGTCCTGGTCCTATGCGCCCGGGCGCTCGTGCCGGAGGGTTTCATGCCCGCCCAGGGCGCGCTGGTCGAGCTCTGTACGGAGCATGGCCTGCAACGGGTGCTGGTGGATCCCCAGACCGGCGAGGTTCTCGGGCAGGATGAAGGGGCCGCTTCACCGACCTGCCCCTGGTCTCTCATGCTCCCCACGCTGGCGCCGCCGGCAAGCCCGAGCGAGACATCGGTTGTATCCACGGGGCGCGATCATGCTTCAGGCTCGACGCGTCTCGAGCTGGCGTCCGAAACCACTGTCATCCCTCCCGCACGCGGTCCGCCAAGCCTCACCTGACTCGTGGTCCACGGCGACCCGGCGCGCAGACCTTGCGCCGGCGCGACGCCGTCCTGTCGAGCAGCCCTGCAGCTGCTCGTCGCACGCTGTAAATAGAGGACTGGATATGATTCCGCGCTCCTTTTCGGTCGGCCGACTGATGCTGGCCTTTTCGCTGCCTCTGGCGGCAGGCCCCGCCTTTGCTCAACCGGAGGCTGATGACTCGGAAACCGGCGAGTTGACCAAGACTTCCACCGCCACACTTACGTCGATCGAGGTTGAAGGCCGGAGAATGCAGGAGCGTCAGCTCGGCGCCGTCGATGTCGGAGCTGAGACGCTGCGGCGGCTCCGGTCGGCAACCAGTGACTCCGCGAGCCTGTTGCACGATGTGCCGGGTCTCAATCTGAATGCGGCCGGCGGGGTCTCGAGCCTCCCGTCCATCCGCGGCCTTGCCGACGACCGCCTGCGAATCAAGATCGACGGCATGGACCTGATCGCTTCCTGCCCTAACCACATGAACCCACCGTTGTCCTATGTCGATCCGAGCAACGTGGGCGTCGTGAGAGCCTTTGCCGGGATTTCTCCGGTGAGCGTGGGCGGCGACAGTATCGGCGGGACCATTTCAGTGGAGACGCTGGCCCCGGAATTTGCTGCACCCGGGGAAGACCACAGCAGCGAGGGCGAGCTGGGCACCTTCTATCGCAGCAACAACGGAGCCTTCGGCGGCAACGCCTCTGCGAGCTACGCTACCCCGACGACGAGCATCCGCTACGACGGCAGCTGGAGCCAGGCGGACAACTACACGGCCGGGGGCGACTTCAAGACCGACGTGGCCACCGGCCGCCCCGGCCACACGCTGCCGCTGGACGAAGTCGGATCGACCGCCTACGAGACTCGCAATCACACGCTCGGGATGGCGTTCAAGAACGGCGGCAACCTGTTCGATGTCGAACTCGGCTACCAGGATATGCCGGAGCAGCTTTATCCGAACCAGCGCATGGACCTCCTGGACAACGAGCAGAAGCGTATCAACCTGGGTTGGAGCGGCGCCTTTTCCGGCGGCGGCCTGAAAGCGCAGCTCTATCATGAGCAGGTGGAACATGTCATGGATTTCGGGCCCGACAAGCGTTTCTGGTACGGCGGTCTTTCCCAGCCGCCGGCTGCCCCGGAGGTGGGGACTCCATGCGCGCCGCTGGGCTTTTTGACCTGTGCGGCCGGCATGCCGATGTTCAGCGAGGGCGACACCACCGGCGCCTCGCTCAAGGCGCGCTTCGACCTTTCACCGGCCGACCTGGTGCGAACCGGCGTGGAATATCAGCGCTACCGCCTCGATGACTTCTGGACCGCGTCCGGTGGCGCCATGTGGCCGGGCACATTCCTCAACATCAACAGTGGGGAACGCGACCGCATGGCGTTCTATGCCGAGCGCGAGACGCAGATCGACGCTCGCTGGCTGGCGTCGGCGGGGGTGCGTGTCGAGCGGGTGGACACCGATGCGGGTGATGTCGAAGGCTATGCGACTACCATGCCGTCGCCGGGCAACCAGATCGCTGAGGCGGCAGCATTCAATGCCCGAGACCGGGAACGCACCGATCACAACGTCGATTTGACGGCCCTGGCGCGTTACCGGCACAGCGACGGGCTCGATATCGAGCTTGCGGCGGCGCGCAAGGTTCGCTCGCCCAACCTTTACGAGCGCTATGCCTGGTCGAGCTGGCCGATGGCCGCGGTCATGAACAACCTGGTGGGCGACGGCAACGGCTACGTCGGGGACCCGGATCTTGAAGCGGAGACTGCGTACAAGTTCTCGGCGACCTTCGACTGGCATGCGAAAGATGGCAGCTGGGAATTCAGCGCCACGCCGCATTACTCGCGTGTCGAGGATTACATCGACGCCGTGGCTTTCGATTCGACGGGGTTCCAGGTCGGGCAATTCAACGTTCTGCAATACGACAACCAGTCGGCGCGCCTGTTCGGTATCGACCTGGCCGGGAAGATGGTGCTGGCCGACGATGCCGGGGGTACATGGGGATTGAACGGCCTCGTCAATTACACCGACGGCGAAAACCGCGACACTGGCGATGGGCTGTACAACATCATGCCGCTGAACGCACGGTTCACGCTCACTCACCAGCATGGCGGGTGGGATAACGCTTTGGAATGGGTGCTGGTGGACAACAAGGATGAGGGCTCGGCCGTGCGCAACGAGATCCGGACGGGCGGCTACGGGCTGGTGCATCTGCGCGCCAGCCACAGATGGAAGCGCATCCGGCTCGATTTCGGCGTGGAGAACCTGTTCGACAAGTTTTATTTCCTGCCGACGGCCGGCGCTTATCTCGGGCAGGGCACCACGATGCAAATCAATGCGATCAGCTGGGGCACGGCCGTCCCCGGCATGGGGCGATCGATTTACGCCGGGGTGACCATCAGCTTCTGAACCGGCTCGCAGTGAGCCTCCCGCGTCATGTCTCTGCAATCAAGGTGTGACTCCAACGTCACGCGGCGTCGCTACTTTGCCGCGTAGTCCTGCGGTCATCTCGCTCTTCGCAACAACGAAAGATGAGGGGCTGCACCCCACCGGAATTGGAGACAAGACACATGGCCTCGATCGTGTTCCCCGACGCGCCGAATTCTCTTCGCAACGTCGCGCTGGCGCTTGCGGCAACATTATTACTTACCGCCTGCGAGGGTGACGATGGCGCTGCAGGCGCCCCAGGCGCCGACGGCGCTGACGGAACGCCGGGGGCCGCGGGTGCGCCCGGACCAGCGGGAGGACCCGGCCCGGCGGGCGACGCCGGCTTCAACTCGCTCAGTAACACGATCGAAATTCCAATCGGCGACGCCCAGTGCCCGGGCGGGGGGCTGGCTTTGCAGACCGGCCTGGATACGAACCGCAACAACGCCCTCGACGCCGGGGAAGTACAGGCCACCACGACGATCACGTGCGAGACCAGCGCTGTCGCGTTCACGCTTTCGATCCTGCATGCCAACGACGGCGAATCGAAGGTCATCAGCGACACCGACTTTGGCGGTCTCGATCGCTTCGGCGCCCGGTTGCTGCAGCTCCGCGATGAAGCGACCGCATTCGATCCCGGCAACGACACGCCGCGCGGCGCGATCACGGTGACCTCCGGTGACAACTTCCTCGCCAGTCCGGCCATCACCGCGGGCTTCGAGAACCACGATGCGGGCGGCCGGATCTACGATGCCATTGCGCTCGACTATCTCCGTTTCGATGCCATGGCCATCGGCAACCACGACCTGGACTTCGGACCGGATCGCATGGCCGACTTCATCGGCGACCACGTCGGCAGCCAGGTGCCGTTTCTCAGCGCCAATCTCGACTTCAGCAATGAGACTGCCGAGCTGCAGGCCCTCGTCGCGGCCGGCAGGATCGCCTCGAGCGTCGTCGTCCAGACCGCAGGCGAAGAGGTCGGCATCATCGGCGCGACCACCGAAGGACTGCCGTTCATCAGCTCGCCGCGAGACATCATCATCGGCGACGTGGCTGCGGCGGTGCAGGCTGAGATCGATGCGCTGACCGCCGCGGGCGTAGACAAGCTCGTGCTCATCTCGCACCTGCAGAGCATTGACGAGGAGCTCAGCCTTATCGCCGGGCTGACCGGCGGCATCGACATCGTCATCGCCGGTGGCGGTGACGAACTGCTTGCCAATGACGACGATCTCCTGGTTCCCGGCGACACCGCCTCGGGGACGTATCCGTTGGTCGCGACGGATGCGGACGGCCGCGAAGTGCCGGTCGTAACCACGTCCGGGGACTACGAGTACATCGGTCGTCTCGTGGTGCATTTCGATTACGAAGGCGAGATCCTCGAGATCGACGATGCGAGCGGCGTCGTGCGAGTGGCCGGCGGCGCGGAGCCTGACGCGGTGTTCCCGGACCCGTTCATCCTCCAGCAGGTCGTCGAGCCCGTGGCGGCTTTCCAGGCCGACCTGGCCGCCAATCTCATCGTCACGCCGGCCAGCTGCGAGGTCGATCTCGATGGCACGCGCGGCCAGGTGACAAGCACCCCGTTCGCCATCGTCACCCCCGGCGTGCGGAACTCCGAGACCAACGAGGGCAGCCTCATCGCGGATGCCCTGCTCTGGCAGAGCCAGCAGCTCGCGGCCGGCTTCGGTGCGCCCGTGCCGGTCGTCGGAATCCAGAACGGCGGCGGTATCAGGAACAACGACGTCATTCCCTGCGCCTCGGCGGGCCTGAACGAACTCGACACCTTCGACATGGTGCCGTTCTCCAACTTCGTCTCGATCATCGAGATCCCGCGCGCCCAGTTCAAGGAAGTCATGGAGAACGCCGTATCGCGCATCGAGAACGGCGACGGCCGCTTCGCCCAGGTCGCGGGCTTCTCCTTCAGCTTCGACCGTGACGGGACGGCGCAGATCCTGGACGCTGATGGCAATGTCATCACGCCGGGCAGCCGCATAGTGGACCTGTCGCTCGACGACGGCACGGTCATCGTGGCCAACGGCGTGGTCCAGGCCGGCGCGGATATCGCCATCGCGACGATCGACTTCCTCGCGCGTGGCGGGGACCAGTATCCCTACCGCGGCGCGCCATTCACCAACATCGGCGTAAGCTACCAGCAGGCGGTGCTCAACTACGTGGTTTCGCCGGCTGCCGACGGTGGGCTCGAGGGCGCCATCCTGGCGGTGGACTATCCGGAAGGTGGCAGCGGTCGAATCACTGACGTCACCCCGTAATTTTGTATGCGCCCGGCGCCGGGGAACCGGCGCCGGGCGCATACGTTTCCAACCATCGAAGTTGCTGCAAACCGCGTTCCCGCAGCGCGCCGAGACGCTGCAGCCGCATCCCCTGGCTTGCTGAGCCGACAACGTCGCATATACTGGGCCCGCACCGCGGGATCGGAGCGGTGCTGGCATCCGCACGTACGCACGCGAGAAAGGGGTCGCAATGCCGTACGCCACATGGGTCGGCATCCTGGGCTTCGTCGCTGTCGCGGCGTGCTGGGCCCTTTCAGTGGTGCTGTTCCGCGTCGGAGCGCCCGGCACCGTGGCGCGCAAGCTCGCCTGGCTGCTCGTCATCGAGGGCATCACCCTCGTCACCGGGGGATTCATCTGGTTCGTCCTGGCCGGGGATGAGATCTCGGACCAGTGGTTCAACAACAACATCCCGGTGGCGTTCCAGATAGCCAATTTCATCGTGCACCATCTCGGCGACGCCGGCATGATCGCGCTCTATCCGGCCTTCCTCGCCGCGGCGCTGCGAACCCGCCTGACACGCCCCTTCGGACGCAAGAGCCTGCGCATCACGATCGCGGTCGCGGGCGTCCTGATGGCCATCGGCACGGTGGTCACCAAGGCCCTCTGGAACTCGTTGTTCGGCAGCGCGGTGCTGTACGCCGCGATCATGGCGCTGTTCCTGTACGCCCTCGTGGTGTCGATTCACGCCTGGCGGATAGCGGAGCCGGGTATCGCGCGCACGCGCGCCCGGGTCTTCGCCATCGCGTTCGGCATCCGGGACATCTGCTGGGGGTTCAGCTATGCCGCGGCGTTCTGGACCATCCAGGTAAACGTGCCCTTGGATGAGTCCCCCGTTTTCTGGGCGGGGAAGATCGTTTATGCGCTCGGCACGCTCCTCGCGGTACCGCTAATCGCCCACGGCATCCTCAAGGCAAAGACGTTCGACATCGATCTCAAGGTTCGCTGGACGCTCAAGCAATCGACCTTTGCCGCGGCAGTCCTGGCGATCACCTTCGCCATCTCTGAGGGTGCGGAAATGCTCGTGTCCGCCGAGCTGGGGGACAGCTGGGGCCTGATTGCGGCCGCGGTGGCATTGCTGTTCCTGAAGCCCTTGCAGGCTTTCGCGGAAAAAGTGGTCGGCCTGTTGATGCCCAATACGCAGAACACGCCCGAGTACCAGCGCTCGCGCAAGATGCGGGTATACGAAGAAGCACTGATCGAGGCAATGGACGAAAACGGTATTTCTTCCAAGGAGCGATCGCTGCTGAACCGGTTGCGTGACTCGCTCGAGATTCCAGCGGCCGACGCCGAGGCCATGGAAGAAGAAATCAAGAGCCGCTTCGGATCGGCCCGCCTCGGGCTGGCGTGATCTCGTGTTCCAGGTAACGCCGTGGGCTATTTTCGGGCTGGCCTCCGTCACGCTGTGCTGGGCGCTCGCGTTCGTGCTCATGCGGGTCGGCATGCCCGGCAGCGTCGCGCGCAAGCTGGCGCTTCTGCTCACTGTCGAAGGCTTCGCCCTGCTGACCACCGGGATTTGGTTCGATTTCCTGGCGCCCGAGTTCGCTGCGCGCGTGGCCGGGTCCGTCTTCGACACGTTCAGTTTCCATGCCCACACGTTTTTCGATTGCGTGATGCTGGCGCTGTATCCGCCGTTCCTCGCGGCGTCGTTGCAGACGAAATTGACCCGCCCGTTCTCGACCCGCGGGGCTCAAGTCGGCCTGGGCGTCTTCGCGGCCGGGTTGTTCGTTGCGGTCGTTTCGACGCCCTACCAGCTCGGAATGACGCTGCTGTACGCAATGATGGCATCGCTTTTCCTGTACGCCCTCGTGGCCTCGGTCCATGCCTGGGCCGTATCCAAGCCAGGCGTCGCTCGCACGCGCGCGGGGGTATTCGCGCTTGCCTTCGGTTTCAGGGATATCTGCTGGTTTTCCGTCTATGCCGTGGCGACCGGGATCGTCTGGGGCGGGATAATCCTGGCTGAGGAAGGGGCCGGCTACGCGTTTTATCTCGACCTGTTCTACCGTCTGGGTACGCTGCTTTACGTCCCGATCATCGCTTACGGAATCCTCCGCACACACTTGTTCGACCTGGACCTCAGGCTGCGCTGGACACTCAAGCAGTCCACCCTGGCCGGCCTCGTCGTGGCGATCCTCTACATCGTGTCCGAGGGAGCCGATCGCTTTTTTTCGACGGAACTGGGTGACTGGGGCGGCCTGCTGGCGGCAGCCGTGGTGGTGTTTTTCCTGGCGCCGCTGCAGCGCTTTGCCGAGCGGGTCGCGGGAGCTGCGATGCCGAACACCCGGAATACGCCCGAGTACACGATATTCCGCAAGTTGCAGGTGTATGAGTCAGCGCTGAGCGACGCATTGCGGGAAGGCGGCATCTCGGCGAAGGAGCGCGTGCTGCTGGGCCACCTGCGTGACTCGCTGGGGATCTCTGAGGCCGACGCGGCGGCCATCGAGAGCGATCTTGTCAGCCGCGCCGGCGAAGTCGGGGGCGGCCGGCCGAGTCCACCCGCCTGAGCCGCGCCGCCTGAGCCGCCACGCCTGAGCCGCCACGCCTGAGCTCATCTGCCTGAGCCGACTCAGCGCTGCCTACCCAGGTGGTAGCGCAGTTTGACGCCGGCGGTGCGCGGTCTCAGCAGGAAGGCGGATGGATACTCATCGAAGCGATAGATCCAGGTGGTCCCATCCGAGTCGGTCACGTTGTGGACAAAGAGTTGCAGGTCCCAGCGTCCCAGGCGCAGACCGGCCGACAGGTTGAGCGTCGTGTAATCCCCGATTTCCTCGCCTTCCTCCTGCAGGTTGTTGTAGAAGCC
Encoded here:
- a CDS encoding HAD-IC family P-type ATPase codes for the protein MTDSGLPAPDDLAERSWHALSADEAVAELDTDDGGLKDEEAERRREAFGPNKLPERKRETLLQTFLRQFADPLIYILLTAGLVSLALGNIEDAAFIFAVLLFNAGLGTYQEYKAESAAQSLQKVMRITAQVTRNGKRRKIDSTEVVPGDIVSVKSGASVPADIRLLHSQDLRADESLLTGESVPVEKKAGAELEEDTALGDRATLLHAGSNITSGRGKGVVCRTGPMTELGRIAESLSEEEQVPPLVIRVRRFTRVIAVAILLIIIVLGAIQALRGDELTQIFFLAVALAVSAIPAGLPVAITVALSIGSNRMAERNVIVRKLPAVEGLGACTLIASDKTGTLTENKLTANRIRPIEGEDVEVSGAGYVAEGEFTRNEGDIDLEEENWLKELVVSGALCNEAGYEVEDDEVQVSGDTVDVAFLVLARKLGLTRDRLLEDHPEVGGIPFESERRFAASFNRHDDRIVAHVKGAAQTLARMCDVDEEAVREREEQLAKDGYRVLAVAAGEVDRETAEEADPDALGSLHFLGLVGLIDPVREEVPGAVKACQDAGVEARMVTGDHPSTALAIGRQLHMADDADEVITGEEISQAEEGDDGNAADRIRQAKIYARVEPRQKVTIIEALQDAGHFVAVTGDGVNDAPALRGAHIGVAMGESGTDVARNAADLILTDDNFASIVNGIEEGRIAYDNVRKVIWLLISTGVAELVLFTLSVIFNTPLPLTPVQLLWLNLVTNGIQDVALAFEKGEPGVLKRRPRDPDERIFNRLMIEEVLTSGLYMGLVGFAVFWFLTAQMGYETFDARNLLLLLLVLFENVHAFNVRSETRSAFRIPLSANRLLVGAVVVSQGVHIASMFIPGWGGVLDIEPVAFTTWVILLAITLSKFLVVEAYKAFRGRLLAEQIYQRSSRMV
- a CDS encoding TonB-dependent receptor, with the protein product MTKTSTATLTSIEVEGRRMQERQLGAVDVGAETLRRLRSATSDSASLLHDVPGLNLNAAGGVSSLPSIRGLADDRLRIKIDGMDLIASCPNHMNPPLSYVDPSNVGVVRAFAGISPVSVGGDSIGGTISVETLAPEFAAPGEDHSSEGELGTFYRSNNGAFGGNASASYATPTTSIRYDGSWSQADNYTAGGDFKTDVATGRPGHTLPLDEVGSTAYETRNHTLGMAFKNGGNLFDVELGYQDMPEQLYPNQRMDLLDNEQKRINLGWSGAFSGGGLKAQLYHEQVEHVMDFGPDKRFWYGGLSQPPAAPEVGTPCAPLGFLTCAAGMPMFSEGDTTGASLKARFDLSPADLVRTGVEYQRYRLDDFWTASGGAMWPGTFLNINSGERDRMAFYAERETQIDARWLASAGVRVERVDTDAGDVEGYATTMPSPGNQIAEAAAFNARDRERTDHNVDLTALARYRHSDGLDIELAAARKVRSPNLYERYAWSSWPMAAVMNNLVGDGNGYVGDPDLEAETAYKFSATFDWHAKDGSWEFSATPHYSRVEDYIDAVAFDSTGFQVGQFNVLQYDNQSARLFGIDLAGKMVLADDAGGTWGLNGLVNYTDGENRDTGDGLYNIMPLNARFTLTHQHGGWDNALEWVLVDNKDEGSAVRNEIRTGGYGLVHLRASHRWKRIRLDFGVENLFDKFYFLPTAGAYLGQGTTMQINAISWGTAVPGMGRSIYAGVTISF
- a CDS encoding 5'-nucleotidase C-terminal domain-containing protein; its protein translation is MASIVFPDAPNSLRNVALALAATLLLTACEGDDGAAGAPGADGADGTPGAAGAPGPAGGPGPAGDAGFNSLSNTIEIPIGDAQCPGGGLALQTGLDTNRNNALDAGEVQATTTITCETSAVAFTLSILHANDGESKVISDTDFGGLDRFGARLLQLRDEATAFDPGNDTPRGAITVTSGDNFLASPAITAGFENHDAGGRIYDAIALDYLRFDAMAIGNHDLDFGPDRMADFIGDHVGSQVPFLSANLDFSNETAELQALVAAGRIASSVVVQTAGEEVGIIGATTEGLPFISSPRDIIIGDVAAAVQAEIDALTAAGVDKLVLISHLQSIDEELSLIAGLTGGIDIVIAGGGDELLANDDDLLVPGDTASGTYPLVATDADGREVPVVTTSGDYEYIGRLVVHFDYEGEILEIDDASGVVRVAGGAEPDAVFPDPFILQQVVEPVAAFQADLAANLIVTPASCEVDLDGTRGQVTSTPFAIVTPGVRNSETNEGSLIADALLWQSQQLAAGFGAPVPVVGIQNGGGIRNNDVIPCASAGLNELDTFDMVPFSNFVSIIEIPRAQFKEVMENAVSRIENGDGRFAQVAGFSFSFDRDGTAQILDADGNVITPGSRIVDLSLDDGTVIVANGVVQAGADIAIATIDFLARGGDQYPYRGAPFTNIGVSYQQAVLNYVVSPAADGGLEGAILAVDYPEGGSGRITDVTP